TTTTATCGGTGGGTGGGGGAGTGGGAAAATTGTAATCTTTAGTGAACATATCAAAACAACTGCATTATGGTAATAAAGAAGAAATAGAAGTACGTTAACAgattattaatttgattaatggttGGCTTTTTGGCCTCCTGAAGATAATGTGCGTATTGTTTGTTTTGGCAGATACTTTCCATGTGGTGAAAAGGAAACGAGAGCGGAGGAAGGAGGTAAGATATCATTGTCCTTGTTTATTAGCTAAAACTAATTTTTTCCATGGTTCACTGAGAAAGCTCTCATTTAGccttagtttattaaattttatgatttaaGATGCAGCTCAGTGTAGCTCATTTCAGATAAATAAATTATCTATTTGCGATTTTTGTCTCTTAAGTAGGTTAATTTTCACTGGGGATTGGTGGTTTTTAAAACTTGGATTTAAAGATCTTGTTTTTCATTGTTACCAACATGCTTTAACCCTCAATATTTATTAATGACACGAAAAGATAACTCTTAAATTTATAGAAAGAGAAATACTGTCTCTCCTCAAAATATACATCTGTTGTTTCATGTAACATGTAGTCACATCTTTGGTTTGGTCATTTTTTCGTTTGTTGTTGTTGGACTGAAGGTGAAGGTGGACATTGAATCATCAGCTGATGATTTTTCTccacacacacatacatgtaTATTGATCAGAAAGGattatttgataaataattGATCAGAAAGGATTTCTTGATAAATAATTGATCAGAAAGGATTTACAATTGACCATTATTAGTCTGACTTGTTGTCTATGCTGAAATTATTTGGGCGTTCAATTTCTGGACATATATGCACTTGCTATCTGAGACCAGTCTCTTTCATGGCAATTCTAAAGTGTAGTTGGTTACCTTACTTTATTTGTGTGGTTGGTTAGGGATACAAGTGTAGTAGATTATGTGGGTGATACCCTGAGAAAAAATTATGTGGGTGAAAATCATGTCTAATTTGGTGTTTCAAGCTTGCGGGCGGACTTTATGCTTAGTTGCTTGTACTGTTGCAGAATTTGACCAGCGGAAAATCTGAAGGTTCTAGATTCACGCAGGGGCGATTGGGTAGGGGTGGTCAAGGTAACTGTTCTGATATATCTTCTGGCAAATTCACTTTTGATGATTGGATAAGGATTATACCATATGCAAtgcttctctctttcctttctttattatttcctCTCAAGCAAAACCTCCAAAGGTCCACCTTGTTTAAATATGTGATGGTTTCTAGTGCTGAAGTTTAGGGCCTTCTTCCTTATCCATACTGCTTGAGTAGAGATTCCCGTAGTCCATGATCACCCTTTTTAGTTTCTGAGTTTTGCAACTAAGAATTTGGGATGTTATGTTGCtggaattcttttgtttttattccttttttttttttttaaaaaaaaaaaaaacatttcccATGTAAAACTTCGGGGCCATCTTATCCATTGTAGCAtggtaaaatatataaaattacgACGTTATATAGATATGTATATGTATTGATTCAAAATTTAGGTCTCTGTGGGCAAGACTTTCAAATAACTTGCGTTGCTGTAGACTTTTAGAAATCCactgtttttctctttttgttttcgaTGTATAGATACTAAAATTATATCGCTGTTAGgttgcattttttcttttctcttctttttgatgaattttatgttattttgtcTGACAAACTTCTCTTGTCAGATTATAGTGGTGGGAGGAATATGGCCGTTAGAAGGGAAAATGGTATCAATCACATCACAGAGAGGGGAGGCTCTGTGCCAGTTGCTcagaaaaccaaaaacaatGCTGCTCCTTTCCTGAAAAAGTAATTGTTCTATCCAAGTTtggtattttggtgttttttggttttcatACCAGTTTGCTTTTTTCTAATTCCACTAATCAATATCTCTTGAAATAGACACATACAAATATGAATTTcacatacttatcaaaaaaaaaaaaaatgaatttcacATACATGTTTTTATCATTTACAGAGCTTCAGCTGTCATACCAAATGGCCCCACAAGTCTGTCGAATGGTAGTCTGACTCATGGTCCTTCCTCCCAATCATCTGTGGGTGGTCATGTCCCAAAAGGTAGTTCAGCTGTCATTGCAGCCTTTCCTCCCACGGGCTCTGCAGTTAAGCAAGGAAACTCTACATCAGGTTCTGATAAACTGTCTCCTTCTGCTCCTCCAGCAACTATGTCTGgtgtttatttttctgttttggatCCGGTTCTGATGCCAGCTGTCTCCCAACAACCTGGCGCTGTAGGTACAAATAAACATGTAGGGAGCCCAAGTTTAGATGCTGAACCAAATAATCTTCAAGGAAACAAACAGGTTTCCCCAGATGTTAGTGACTTGGAGTTGTCCAAGAATGAAAAAGCAGCCTCAAAAACTGTGAGCTCCATGCACAAAAAAGTGGCACCAAGCAAGTCCCAGGTGGTTCAAAAGAATAAGGTGTCTGAACCTTCACAATCTTCTTCTCCAGTTTCTGATGGTTCTTCAGATTATGCTACTCAGTCAACAGACGAGGCTGTCATCCCTAAAGAAGGTACTGTTTTActagtagatttttttttttaggctacTTGTTGCATTGTtgtaaggaaaaaagaaatttgatgttttacttatcaaaaaaaaaaaaaaagaaatttgatgtCATCATTTATCTTGCACATGATGTacatttttgaattttccatgCTGCTAACTACACATGTAACTTTCCCATAAGGTTTCATTTGAATTGTTCTTTGAGTCCTCCAAATTTGTGAAGTTTTAATACTTGGTTGCAGTAAAAATGCTTATATTTCTGTACTTGCTTGTGTTTCTGAAACAGTGATCGCATCTGAGGTTGCAGCTACTACAGTTGAAGCCATCTCTCAATCACCAGCTGAGTCGTATGTTAATGACAAGCAACATGTTACCTTTCCAAATCATTTCCAGGTCTCTGAAGTTATGAAAAGAGGATTGACCTTTGGAAGCTTTGATTCTATTTTTGAATTAAGTATGAAATCTGTCAGCGGCACTGGTGGCAACAATAGCACTGTATCTGCGGTTGAGTCCTCTCAGGAGAGTGATGAAACTGCTAAAGAACCTTCTAGgttggtgaatgtttattttgtagcttaatttttgttttatgtccAGATTTGGAGCAGGCTCTGACTTCGCTCCATTGTTTGTGGATGGTCTTCCACAAGAACGTGAATGTAGGAAGGTTCCCATCCTTGGTGGATAACTGCGAATTATGGTCATGGAAAATGGTcgccttttttttaaaaaaaaaaaaaatttatcttaaaaaagaGGGTGggggttgttttgttttgcttttcattttacttctctaatttacattttaaaaGAATTCTGGTTTGCTTTCTAAAAAAACTTGAACTAACCATGCTATTTCATATTACATGCAGCAACCAAGTTGTATCCTTAGATGCACCAGAAGATTTTCTTGATCATCCAGAATCTGTGTCTGAGACTGTACTCGAACATGTTCCTCCTTCAGAAGGCAATGGTTCATCTAATGCAGACTCAAAAGATGATCAGATGAAGCAGGAAATATTATTGCCTCAAGAAGGCCCCCAAAACACAACTGTTCAAAATGCACCAAACTACAATTTTGGTTTAGTGCCGACCATGCTAGGGAGCCAACATGTACAATTTGAAGGATCTGAGTCTCAGGCACAGGAAACTTCTCGCTTTCCAAACTTTGTCGTAAGCTCTAAACCCCGTTGCTCTCAGTTATTCTCATATCCAGCTTTTTcatgttaatttgtttgttCCTAGTTATTGTTGGAGTCCTGCTATATGCTTCTTGATTTTGTTacaatttctctttattttaaattcattttctgTTGCCTTCGTTAATTGTGTTAGGACAGTTAGGAATTTTACTGTCTGCTAGTTAAATGTCTGAATAACTGGGCCTCTGTTCTTATTGAAGTTTTCGAACTTGCATTTTGATACTGCAATTGGATGTATTTGTCATGTGTGTTCATGCATTTTTATCTATCAATTCGTTTAAAATGTTTTAGAATTGGTTGTGTATTGGGAACAATGTATATTTGTCAAATTCAAGATGAAGGGCAGTATTTTAGTATCATGAccatcagatttttttttggtattgcaGTGCAATATTCGTGGGAAAAGTAAGAATCGTCTTGTTGGGAGTGATGGTGTTATATTAAATCCTAGATGGGCTAAGATCTTTCATGTATATAGTTGCACAGAAAGTTTTAGGATCAGCATTTGAGTAtgcatttattttcattttaatatcattttcttctttttatcgaAATTTAAATGCTCTTGTATGCTTCTGATTCTATGTCATATTGTAGGGTGGGAATTCTCCGGCTCTGTCCAGCCGCAGTCCAACTCCACCTATTCAGAGCTCTGTGCCTCCACAGTCAGTTCCTTTTTTGAGGCAGCCTTATCCTCTAATCCCATATGGCCCCTACTACCATCCATTCTATATAGCACAAATGCATCAGTATTTAGGCCACAATGGGTTTCCCCAGCAGCCTTCTACTGGCAATGTATATCTAACTCAAGCATCTGTACCTGCTGCTGGCGTTA
This genomic interval from Corylus avellana chromosome ca3, CavTom2PMs-1.0 contains the following:
- the LOC132175589 gene encoding GBF-interacting protein 1-like isoform X3, which encodes MAAVASEGGGGGGETRVSQSIPDHMRKTIETIREITGKQHSDEEIYAVHMECAMDPNETAQKLLYLDTFHVVKRKRERRKENLTSGKSEGSRFTQGRLGRGGQDYSGGRNMAVRRENGINHITERGGSVPVAQKTKNNAAPFLKKASAVIPNGPTSLSNGSLTHGPSSQSSVGGHVPKGSSAVIAAFPPTGSAVKQGNSTSGTNKHVGSPSLDAEPNNLQGNKQVSPDVSDLELSKNEKAASKTVSSMHKKVAPSKSQVVQKNKVSEPSQSSSPVSDGSSDYATQSTDEAVIPKEATTVEAISQSPAESYVNDKQHVTFPNHFQVSEVMKRGLTFGSFDSIFELSMKSVSGTGGNNSTVSAVESSQESDETAKEPSSNQVVSLDAPEDFLDHPESVSETVLEHVPPSEGNGSSNADSKDDQMKQEILLPQEGPQNTTVQNAPNYNFGLVPTMLGSQHVQFEGSESQAQETSRFPNFVGGNSPALSSRSPTPPIQSSVPPQSVPFLRQPYPLIPYGPYYHPFYIAQMHQYLGHNGFPQQPSTGNVYLTQASVPAAGVKSSLPQLKPGANAGNPNHMGLPFAGSFIAPPVGYSPGSAVTSGSSTGIEDLATSQLKENHIYTTGQLNEGPAVWIPSQEMSNLRLNSLYNLPPHGQHVAFPPAQAGHSAFSGIYSGQPLAASSPMLQHSQAVAGAVETGAPPSGVFQQPQHAQMNWISNF
- the LOC132175589 gene encoding GBF-interacting protein 1-like isoform X2, with protein sequence MAAVASEGGGGGGETRVSQSIPDHMRKTIETIREITGKQHSDEEIYAVHMECAMDPNETAQKLLYLDTFHVVKRKRERRKENLTSGKSEGSRFTQGRLGRGGQDYSGGRNMAVRRENGINHITERGGSVPVAQKTKNNAAPFLKKASAVIPNGPTSLSNGSLTHGPSSQSSVGGHVPKGSSAVIAAFPPTGSAVKQGNSTSGTNKHVGSPSLDAEPNNLQGNKQVSPDVSDLELSKNEKAASKTVSSMHKKVAPSKSQVVQKNKVSEPSQSSSPVSDGSSDYATQSTDEAVIPKEVIASEVAATTVEAISQSPAESYVNDKQHVTFPNHFQVSEVMKRGLTFGSFDSIFELSMKSVSGTGGNNSTVSAVESSQESDETAKEPSSNQVVSLDAPEDFLDHPESVSETVLEHVPPSEGNGSSNADSKDDQMKQEILLPQEGPQNTTVQNAPNYNFGLVPTMLGSQHVQFEGSESQAQETSRFPNFVGGNSPALSSRSPTPPIQSSVPPQSVPFLRQPYPLIPYGPYYHPFYIAQMHQYLGHNGFPQQPSTGNVYLTQASVPAAGVKSSLPQLKPGANAGNPNHMGLPFAGSFIAPPVGYSPGSAVTSGSSTGIEDLATSQLKENHIYTTGQLNEGPAVWIPSQEMSNLRLNSLYNLPPHGQHVAFPPAQAGHSAFSGIYSGQPLAASSPMLQHSQAVAGAVETGAPPSGVFQQPQHAQMNWISNF
- the LOC132175589 gene encoding GBF-interacting protein 1 isoform X1; the encoded protein is MAAVASEGGGGGGETRVSQSIPDHMRKTIETIREITGKQHSDEEIYAVHMECAMDPNETAQKLLYLDTFHVVKRKRERRKENLTSGKSEGSRFTQGRLGRGGQDYSGGRNMAVRRENGINHITERGGSVPVAQKTKNNAAPFLKKASAVIPNGPTSLSNGSLTHGPSSQSSVGGHVPKGSSAVIAAFPPTGSAVKQGNSTSGSDKLSPSAPPATMSGVYFSVLDPVLMPAVSQQPGAVGTNKHVGSPSLDAEPNNLQGNKQVSPDVSDLELSKNEKAASKTVSSMHKKVAPSKSQVVQKNKVSEPSQSSSPVSDGSSDYATQSTDEAVIPKEVIASEVAATTVEAISQSPAESYVNDKQHVTFPNHFQVSEVMKRGLTFGSFDSIFELSMKSVSGTGGNNSTVSAVESSQESDETAKEPSSNQVVSLDAPEDFLDHPESVSETVLEHVPPSEGNGSSNADSKDDQMKQEILLPQEGPQNTTVQNAPNYNFGLVPTMLGSQHVQFEGSESQAQETSRFPNFVGGNSPALSSRSPTPPIQSSVPPQSVPFLRQPYPLIPYGPYYHPFYIAQMHQYLGHNGFPQQPSTGNVYLTQASVPAAGVKSSLPQLKPGANAGNPNHMGLPFAGSFIAPPVGYSPGSAVTSGSSTGIEDLATSQLKENHIYTTGQLNEGPAVWIPSQEMSNLRLNSLYNLPPHGQHVAFPPAQAGHSAFSGIYSGQPLAASSPMLQHSQAVAGAVETGAPPSGVFQQPQHAQMNWISNF